One segment of Leptospirillum ferrooxidans C2-3 DNA contains the following:
- a CDS encoding rubrerythrin family protein — protein MKSLKNSKTVDNLKAAFAGESQANRRYLYFARKADVEGYPDVAGVFRDTAEGETGHAFGHFDFLKEVGDPATGEPVGDTPTNLKSAIAGETYEYTQMYPGFAKTAREEGFEEIAEWFETMSKAEKSHAGRFSQALKNMA, from the coding sequence ATGAAATCTCTCAAGAACTCAAAAACAGTCGACAACCTGAAAGCCGCTTTTGCAGGAGAGTCCCAAGCCAATCGTCGTTACCTCTACTTTGCCAGAAAAGCCGATGTTGAAGGCTATCCCGATGTTGCCGGAGTTTTCAGGGACACTGCTGAAGGTGAAACAGGCCACGCTTTTGGCCATTTTGATTTTCTGAAGGAAGTTGGCGATCCAGCCACAGGGGAGCCTGTCGGCGATACCCCAACCAACCTGAAATCCGCGATCGCAGGGGAAACCTACGAATATACCCAGATGTACCCCGGATTTGCGAAGACCGCGAGAGAAGAAGGATTTGAAGAAATCGCGGAATGGTTTGAAACCATGTCCAAAGCCGAAAAGTCCCATGCGGGAAGATTTTCACAAGCTCTCAAGAATATGGCCTGA
- a CDS encoding penicillin-binding protein activator LpoB: MMSFPLKSGKISFLALCLSIVSVLSFSGCSSYSVKRVSLDTEGGVTSRWTDNDARLTAKTLIRKALRENWLANFKAKHGRRPVVELGQIINRSDQHINTRLFLNHFQDQLLESGKVHFVTANAAHRGEASSERAYQMSHARSSTIHGPDQQTGADYLLTGSINSYVARRGGKTVRMYETHLKAIDLTSNEIVWASEYRVKKIAHQSSMGF, encoded by the coding sequence ATGATGTCGTTTCCTTTAAAGTCTGGAAAAATTTCATTTTTGGCTTTGTGCCTCTCTATTGTTTCTGTCCTGTCGTTCTCGGGGTGTTCTTCTTATAGTGTCAAACGGGTGAGCCTTGATACGGAAGGTGGGGTTACCAGCCGCTGGACCGACAATGATGCAAGACTCACGGCAAAGACCCTTATCAGGAAAGCCCTCAGGGAAAACTGGCTGGCAAACTTCAAGGCCAAGCATGGAAGAAGGCCGGTTGTTGAGCTTGGTCAGATCATCAATCGATCCGACCAGCATATCAATACCCGGCTTTTTCTAAACCATTTTCAGGATCAGCTCCTTGAGTCCGGAAAGGTTCATTTTGTGACAGCCAATGCTGCCCATCGGGGAGAGGCTTCCTCGGAAAGAGCCTATCAGATGTCTCATGCCAGATCGTCAACGATCCATGGTCCTGACCAGCAAACCGGGGCGGATTATCTTTTGACAGGGTCGATCAACTCCTATGTGGCGAGAAGGGGCGGAAAGACTGTCCGGATGTATGAGACTCACCTCAAGGCAATTGACCTGACATCGAACGAGATCGTATGGGCCTCGGAATATCGTGTCAAAAAGATTGCACATCAATCCAGTATGGGATTCTGA
- a CDS encoding COG3014 family protein has protein sequence MKDESVRSRRPAQSLLCFILTCLILSSCAPSTEQYKGYFESLSLNPSDGGVDPGPEKIIRKAHGSYGEKNEVLYDMDLGAAAQASGDYRTSEKAFRRADRLSRILYTKSVTNIIEAYQTNDLVIPYRGYPFERVMINLLNSLNYAETGDWTGALVETRKIRLKLQEYNQDYPKAATPPGKFARYESSAVRLMTQHHIAFNTAQLNHYTDDGFARFLSGVYQEAQVNSGGVDYSSSLISYRKAYSTYEKNQLLYGASIPSFVLPALLRSAEASGRVNLLARLKKRFPGVQWIRSKSFEKMGHVIFIGYNGQIFHLTSQRFAFPFPIANTLAMVSFSVPNPVSGGTQIFGHRIVASAAGKTVVAENTSEVAEPLRAIGLTNFQDHLKRVVFREAIRSILKTAEEVVATNVADRQGGGIAGLIAMIVGDVANVASDEADTRSWRTLPSQMDYSELDLDPGTYDISVYPMGVSGPVIEKKVTLVPGQFLLLHETDGR, from the coding sequence TTGAAGGACGAATCGGTTCGGTCCAGGCGGCCTGCTCAATCACTTTTGTGTTTTATTCTGACATGTTTGATCCTTTCATCCTGTGCTCCGTCAACGGAGCAATACAAAGGGTATTTCGAATCCCTGTCCCTCAACCCTTCCGATGGAGGGGTTGATCCGGGACCGGAAAAAATCATCCGGAAAGCCCACGGTTCATATGGAGAGAAAAATGAAGTCCTCTATGACATGGATCTTGGTGCTGCGGCACAAGCCTCCGGAGACTATCGGACAAGTGAAAAAGCTTTTCGCAGAGCGGATCGCCTGAGCAGGATTCTCTATACCAAATCGGTCACCAATATCATCGAGGCCTATCAGACCAACGATCTGGTCATTCCCTACAGGGGATATCCATTTGAACGGGTCATGATCAATCTGTTGAATTCCTTGAATTACGCAGAGACTGGAGACTGGACCGGGGCACTCGTTGAAACCCGCAAAATCCGTCTGAAGCTTCAGGAATACAATCAGGACTATCCCAAGGCTGCGACTCCTCCAGGCAAATTTGCACGATACGAAAGTTCCGCTGTTCGTTTAATGACGCAGCACCACATCGCGTTCAATACCGCTCAACTCAATCATTATACGGATGACGGTTTTGCCAGATTCCTCTCCGGAGTTTACCAGGAGGCACAGGTCAACTCAGGGGGGGTGGACTATTCCTCATCCCTGATTTCCTATAGAAAAGCCTATTCGACGTATGAAAAGAATCAACTTCTGTATGGCGCCTCAATTCCTTCCTTTGTGCTTCCGGCGCTTCTGCGTTCGGCCGAGGCTTCCGGTCGGGTCAATCTTTTGGCCAGACTGAAAAAACGATTTCCGGGTGTGCAATGGATACGATCAAAATCGTTTGAAAAAATGGGGCATGTGATTTTTATTGGCTACAATGGCCAGATCTTTCATCTGACAAGTCAACGGTTCGCTTTTCCGTTTCCCATCGCCAATACATTGGCGATGGTCAGCTTTTCCGTTCCCAATCCGGTTTCCGGGGGGACTCAGATCTTTGGCCATCGTATCGTCGCAAGTGCTGCGGGGAAGACTGTTGTGGCCGAAAATACCTCCGAAGTGGCGGAGCCTCTGAGGGCAATCGGTTTGACCAATTTTCAGGATCATCTGAAGCGCGTGGTTTTCAGGGAAGCGATCCGATCTATCCTGAAGACAGCCGAAGAGGTTGTTGCCACAAATGTGGCCGACAGGCAGGGCGGAGGCATTGCGGGTTTGATTGCCATGATTGTTGGTGATGTCGCGAATGTGGCCTCGGATGAGGCAGATACCCGTTCGTGGAGAACCTTGCCATCGCAAATGGATTATTCCGAATTGGATCTTGATCCGGGGACATATGATATTTCAGTGTATCCTATGGGAGTATCCGGACCGGTCATTGAGAAAAAGGTCACTCTGGTTCCCGGTCAGTTCCTTCTTTTGCACGAAACCGATGGACGTTAA
- a CDS encoding LPP20 family lipoprotein, producing MSHPFRIKVLSAVLVFSSILAGCATSSSNGAWWETGMSSSYPRSTYLTASGFGSSVDRAKSDAMKNLSGIIRSKVKSQSVSIRTESDTTQHFLRREHLDVSTDAVLKGVYFPKVQFDSHQNGYYALAVLNRKKATQALSSELSSLRLRILSKKTQLEGVSDPVHQARLLVRIIEIEKKAIKKSQELSGLSGMHPILGFSIGDDSEKLMNLFSKYLTFAVHITGDTYGSSVVTDQITQLLGEDGFRPSTGNPSILIQGDVHTGQVPAPPGSPYTFIGFNSAIAVVDVNRRQTVQTVLKSGRDAGNDLSQAQRLLEGRLKKSISRPVVRTVEDYILHPERLVH from the coding sequence ATGAGTCATCCATTTCGGATCAAAGTCCTGTCGGCGGTTCTGGTGTTCTCGTCTATCCTGGCCGGCTGTGCAACATCTTCTTCCAATGGGGCATGGTGGGAGACAGGGATGAGTTCCTCTTATCCCCGTTCCACCTATTTGACTGCTTCCGGATTCGGAAGCTCCGTTGACCGGGCAAAGTCGGATGCCATGAAAAATCTTTCAGGAATCATTCGCTCCAAGGTGAAATCACAGTCTGTTTCCATCCGGACGGAGTCGGATACGACACAACACTTTTTAAGACGAGAGCATCTTGATGTCTCAACGGATGCAGTCTTGAAAGGTGTGTATTTTCCCAAGGTCCAATTTGATTCCCATCAAAATGGCTACTATGCCCTTGCAGTCCTGAACCGGAAAAAAGCGACACAAGCCTTGTCCTCCGAGCTGTCTTCCCTGCGATTGAGGATCCTGTCCAAGAAAACACAACTGGAAGGAGTCTCTGACCCTGTCCATCAGGCAAGACTTCTGGTCCGGATTATTGAAATTGAAAAGAAGGCAATCAAGAAATCCCAGGAGCTTTCGGGGCTTTCTGGTATGCATCCAATCCTTGGTTTTTCCATTGGGGACGATTCCGAGAAGCTGATGAACCTTTTTTCAAAGTATCTGACATTTGCGGTTCATATTACGGGGGATACCTACGGGTCTTCAGTGGTGACCGACCAGATCACCCAGCTTTTGGGGGAAGACGGCTTTCGTCCATCGACGGGGAATCCTTCGATTCTCATCCAGGGAGATGTTCACACCGGCCAGGTTCCGGCTCCACCCGGTTCACCCTATACTTTTATCGGCTTCAATAGCGCCATTGCCGTTGTGGACGTGAACCGGCGCCAGACGGTGCAAACAGTTCTCAAATCTGGAAGGGATGCCGGGAATGATCTCTCCCAGGCTCAAAGGCTTTTGGAAGGACGGCTCAAAAAAAGCATTTCCAGACCTGTGGTGAGAACAGTTGAAGACTATATCCTCCACCCGGAGCGTCTGGTCCACTAG
- a CDS encoding methyl-accepting chemotaxis protein, with translation MNLSIDEKKWLPFLGKTGAMSLGLSCLLNQDTYGLVERTFEGISATRLKILTQWAQEKWLYLSAIAEEAADLWPELSSQFLELERVHSLDISELFVLDSSGTVVASSKKEREGRAVLVSKAFFEGLKAPFLHGPYIDPETGRIGPSTSKFHDDVTLMFYHPIKSRGETLGCLCARIPNDVIGDLIQREAGHVYPESGDNYLFMAESHFDPSIDPGTALSRSRFEDDSFSFGENLKGGIKTSWGTVKVEHHTELELRFTDPSTGDLHPGVRETIRNGSNLFVTYPGYSDYRHVPVIGSGVTFQMPGSPDRWGMMCEGDLEEVYRRRSMNFQFMGLFVGLNLLVWALNIGFLHLSGLSFWEREVLTLPFFMMVCLWFYKKGLQPFSHRLKEMTGVIRTISEGGGNLRQRLDHKILVADETGEMGRWINSFIDNLDGIVGQVVRTSELVLETNQQMLQKNNEADGASAQVVKAIETLLQSLATQMAEISVASKTAEEMKSSMTHVIETARSQFDAVRARTGGIRHSIDHSKVSIEALELSARNIGKIVEVIQEIADQTNLLALNAAIEAARAGDHGRGFGVVSAEVRKLAERTSMQTREIRSMISQVQGEAKEAVTTMEGSMSGVEEGLLLTEGSSSDHAGIEKVVRKMGDSIANILETSESHSDIVKNTKIMTERMQHAVEALRGSVGKVRFSTRQLQQLVGQFQVSDH, from the coding sequence ATGAATTTATCTATAGATGAAAAGAAGTGGCTCCCTTTTTTGGGAAAAACGGGAGCGATGAGTCTTGGACTGTCTTGTCTTTTGAATCAGGATACTTATGGGCTTGTAGAAAGAACTTTTGAGGGGATTTCCGCGACCAGATTGAAAATATTGACGCAATGGGCTCAAGAGAAGTGGCTCTATTTATCGGCAATCGCTGAGGAGGCTGCTGACCTGTGGCCAGAGTTATCGAGTCAATTTCTGGAGTTGGAACGGGTTCATTCTTTGGATATTTCTGAACTGTTTGTCCTGGATTCTTCCGGAACGGTTGTTGCCTCAAGCAAAAAGGAAAGGGAAGGAAGGGCTGTTTTGGTATCAAAAGCTTTTTTCGAGGGGCTCAAGGCTCCATTCCTTCATGGCCCCTATATCGATCCCGAGACCGGTAGAATTGGTCCCTCGACATCAAAATTTCATGATGACGTGACCTTGATGTTTTATCACCCCATCAAGAGCCGGGGAGAAACTCTGGGGTGCCTTTGCGCAAGGATTCCCAATGATGTCATCGGGGATCTGATCCAGCGGGAGGCTGGCCATGTCTATCCCGAGTCGGGAGATAATTATCTCTTTATGGCAGAGTCTCATTTTGATCCTTCCATTGATCCGGGCACTGCGCTGTCTCGTTCACGCTTTGAAGATGACAGCTTTTCCTTTGGAGAGAACCTTAAGGGAGGAATCAAAACATCATGGGGTACGGTGAAGGTGGAGCACCATACAGAGCTTGAACTCCGATTTACGGATCCATCGACAGGGGATCTTCACCCCGGGGTCCGGGAAACGATCCGAAACGGGAGCAATCTGTTTGTGACCTATCCCGGATATTCCGATTACCGTCATGTTCCCGTGATTGGATCAGGTGTGACCTTTCAGATGCCTGGATCTCCCGATCGATGGGGAATGATGTGCGAAGGAGATCTTGAGGAGGTCTATCGACGAAGATCCATGAATTTCCAGTTTATGGGACTTTTTGTAGGATTGAATCTTCTTGTATGGGCCTTGAATATCGGCTTTCTGCATCTTTCCGGACTCTCATTCTGGGAGCGCGAGGTGCTCACTCTTCCCTTTTTTATGATGGTGTGCCTGTGGTTTTATAAAAAAGGACTGCAGCCTTTTTCCCATCGACTAAAGGAGATGACCGGAGTGATCCGGACGATTTCAGAAGGGGGCGGAAACCTCCGCCAGAGACTTGATCACAAGATTCTCGTTGCGGATGAAACAGGAGAAATGGGGCGGTGGATCAATAGTTTCATCGACAACCTTGACGGGATAGTCGGTCAGGTCGTCAGGACATCCGAATTGGTTCTCGAGACCAATCAGCAGATGCTTCAGAAAAATAATGAGGCTGATGGGGCCTCCGCTCAAGTCGTCAAGGCGATTGAGACCCTCCTGCAGTCTCTTGCCACTCAAATGGCGGAAATTTCCGTGGCATCAAAAACTGCAGAGGAAATGAAATCATCGATGACTCATGTCATTGAAACTGCCAGATCTCAATTTGACGCTGTTCGTGCCAGGACAGGTGGCATACGACACTCGATCGACCATTCCAAGGTATCCATTGAAGCGCTTGAGTTGAGCGCCAGGAATATTGGAAAAATCGTAGAGGTTATTCAGGAAATTGCCGACCAGACCAATCTTTTGGCGCTGAATGCCGCAATCGAGGCCGCCAGGGCCGGAGATCACGGGAGAGGGTTTGGTGTCGTCTCTGCAGAGGTTCGAAAGCTTGCGGAACGCACCAGCATGCAGACTCGTGAAATTCGTTCGATGATCAGCCAGGTTCAGGGAGAAGCAAAAGAAGCCGTTACTACGATGGAAGGCAGCATGTCCGGTGTTGAGGAGGGTCTTTTATTGACAGAAGGATCAAGCTCGGACCATGCAGGAATCGAGAAAGTCGTCCGGAAAATGGGGGATTCCATTGCCAATATTCTCGAGACGAGCGAATCCCATAGTGATATTGTCAAGAATACCAAGATCATGACAGAACGGATGCAACACGCGGTAGAGGCTCTTCGGGGGAGTGTCGGTAAGGTTCGTTTTTCCACGAGACAATTGCAGCAGCTGGTGGGGCAATTTCAGGTGAGTGACCATTAA
- a CDS encoding sensor domain-containing diguanylate cyclase, translated as MDPILSPEEIKALMASIRVPGIHETSPEIPSGEQTSSPNPPIESGAMISDQDGQIVWVSEDFLKMTGKEKENLIGQTPEFMKVPKHVSKTSLPVWETILQGKIFTMVHHDHRTNGSPCNYEITLIPILGDNGSITSFVHVWKDMDNKIQKEKILWKQAHIDPLTGLPNRNFLSQWMPAEILRTQKEKSRLGVLFLDLNGFKKVNDTCGHAGGDTLLKVISGRLLRCSRRTDLVVRLGGDEFLILLNNIESDTALTLLVERIMEAIQKPIRIEGKLVEITGSAGVAICPQDGVLWEDLIRRSDEAMYMSKNQNQKRWRLVSSTSFVDSIRISESRSLKDNTIKLPRFQEKVHQTKG; from the coding sequence ATGGATCCGATCCTTTCCCCAGAAGAAATCAAGGCGCTCATGGCCAGCATCAGGGTCCCCGGGATTCACGAGACTTCCCCTGAAATCCCATCCGGTGAGCAGACATCCAGTCCGAACCCACCCATCGAAAGCGGTGCGATGATATCGGACCAGGATGGGCAAATCGTCTGGGTCAGCGAAGATTTTCTCAAGATGACCGGGAAAGAAAAAGAAAACCTGATCGGTCAGACCCCAGAGTTTATGAAAGTCCCCAAGCACGTCAGCAAAACATCGCTGCCTGTCTGGGAAACCATACTGCAGGGAAAGATCTTTACAATGGTACACCACGACCACAGAACCAATGGATCCCCTTGCAACTATGAAATCACCCTCATTCCGATTCTGGGAGATAATGGGTCAATAACAAGCTTTGTTCATGTCTGGAAAGATATGGACAACAAGATCCAGAAAGAAAAAATCCTATGGAAACAAGCCCATATCGATCCGTTGACAGGGCTGCCCAACAGGAACTTCCTGTCCCAATGGATGCCGGCTGAAATTTTGAGAACCCAAAAAGAAAAAAGCCGGCTGGGCGTTCTCTTTCTTGATCTCAACGGGTTTAAAAAAGTCAACGATACGTGTGGACATGCAGGGGGAGACACCCTTCTGAAAGTGATCTCGGGACGACTCCTGCGATGCTCAAGGAGAACAGACCTTGTTGTCAGGCTGGGTGGTGACGAGTTTTTGATCCTTCTGAACAATATTGAAAGTGATACGGCACTGACATTACTGGTCGAACGCATTATGGAAGCGATACAAAAGCCCATCAGGATCGAAGGAAAACTTGTTGAGATAACAGGATCTGCCGGGGTTGCCATCTGCCCCCAGGATGGTGTCTTGTGGGAAGATCTGATTCGAAGGTCCGATGAGGCTATGTATATGTCCAAAAATCAGAACCAAAAAAGATGGCGTCTTGTTTCATCGACTTCCTTTGTCGATTCGATCAGGATCTCAGAATCCCGTTCCTTGAAAGACAATACGATCAAACTCCCCAGATTCCAGGAAAAAGTCCACCAGACCAAGGGGTAA
- a CDS encoding PD-(D/E)XK nuclease family protein has translation MALLVNSFSYSPSQWGQYETCPRQYWFSRYGSWGGWEKNCSPLTREIYRLKKLSNRYLWSGSRVHEAISSILKSFQAGHEIDPEKEKQKLLFQMRLDFRESKALLPETIPPKGSYRFIEHDDQEMAILDSEWKEIVGKSLATLENFFLSEPWEWIRSLGPDCLIRTDEILESIPFQTDGIDFPVYLSIDLAINDPEGLIILDWKTGKPSPKNHQPQLDLYAYYAVKKFGREPHTIRTGAIYLSNPDRKVSLSSSSQVIFEETHSRIEQHTRTILSKIQDPLNGVAEKEGFTPMPGAYSCKSCFFRRVCEDAY, from the coding sequence ATGGCCCTTCTTGTCAATTCGTTCAGTTATTCCCCTTCCCAATGGGGGCAGTATGAAACATGCCCCCGACAATACTGGTTTTCCCGCTATGGATCATGGGGTGGATGGGAAAAAAACTGTTCTCCCCTGACGCGCGAGATTTACAGGCTCAAAAAACTCTCCAACCGTTATCTCTGGAGCGGAAGCCGAGTCCATGAAGCCATCTCTTCCATTCTGAAATCCTTCCAGGCGGGCCATGAGATCGATCCGGAGAAGGAAAAACAAAAACTTCTCTTCCAGATGAGGCTCGATTTCAGGGAATCAAAGGCTCTTCTTCCCGAAACCATTCCCCCCAAGGGAAGCTATCGATTCATTGAACACGACGACCAGGAAATGGCGATCCTCGATTCCGAATGGAAGGAAATTGTCGGGAAAAGCCTTGCAACGCTTGAGAACTTCTTCCTGTCCGAACCTTGGGAATGGATCCGGTCACTGGGACCCGATTGCCTTATACGGACAGACGAAATCCTCGAGAGTATCCCTTTTCAGACCGATGGGATCGATTTTCCGGTCTATCTATCCATCGACTTGGCTATAAACGATCCGGAAGGCTTGATCATCCTGGATTGGAAGACAGGAAAACCAAGCCCCAAGAATCATCAGCCACAACTCGATCTTTATGCTTATTATGCCGTGAAAAAATTCGGTCGAGAACCCCATACCATCAGGACCGGAGCGATCTACCTCTCAAACCCGGACAGGAAAGTCTCCCTTTCCTCTTCTTCTCAAGTCATCTTTGAGGAAACCCATTCCCGCATCGAACAACACACCAGAACCATTCTTTCAAAGATTCAGGATCCCTTGAACGGTGTCGCGGAAAAAGAGGGATTCACTCCGATGCCGGGAGCTTATTCCTGCAAGAGCTGTTTTTTCAGAAGAGTTTGCGAAGACGCATACTAG
- a CDS encoding ATP-binding protein has translation MNCRVCKKKAVIAIPRHNTAFCADCFDKYLMDQVRKTIKEFRMFEPGDRILLAVSGGKDSLALWEILKRLELDVLGYHLDLGISEYSKESTEKTRAFAEKRGYPLIIEEIESETGATLPVIAESTKRPPCSACGLSKRHLFNRAARQHGCQVLATGHNLDDEASRLLGNILHWQDGYLEKQSPSLPAEGGLIRKVKPLNRLTEKEMATYAYLKGIDYVIRECPMSADAKQIFYKKVLNDIEKESPGTKQFFYFGFLERLEKMFPPSSENAPPAGSCKVCQEPCYTDICSFCRLRMKLSPFPETQETAESSINFITPNTH, from the coding sequence ATGAATTGTCGAGTCTGTAAAAAAAAGGCCGTTATCGCCATCCCCCGGCACAATACCGCATTCTGTGCAGACTGCTTTGATAAATACTTGATGGATCAGGTTCGAAAAACCATCAAGGAATTCAGGATGTTCGAACCGGGTGACCGTATTCTTCTGGCCGTTTCGGGAGGAAAGGATTCTCTCGCCCTTTGGGAGATACTGAAAAGGCTTGAACTTGATGTCCTCGGGTACCACCTCGACCTCGGCATTTCTGAGTACTCGAAGGAGAGCACCGAGAAAACGCGAGCTTTTGCGGAAAAAAGAGGATATCCACTTATTATCGAGGAGATCGAATCAGAAACGGGAGCCACACTTCCCGTTATAGCCGAATCCACCAAAAGACCCCCGTGCTCGGCATGTGGCCTTTCCAAACGGCACCTTTTCAATCGGGCGGCCCGGCAACATGGCTGTCAGGTTCTTGCAACGGGACACAACCTGGACGATGAAGCCTCACGCCTTTTGGGAAACATTCTCCATTGGCAGGATGGATATCTGGAAAAACAGTCCCCATCCCTTCCTGCTGAAGGAGGGCTCATACGAAAAGTCAAACCGTTGAATCGCCTGACCGAAAAAGAAATGGCCACCTATGCCTACCTGAAGGGAATCGATTACGTCATCAGGGAATGCCCCATGTCCGCTGATGCAAAACAGATCTTCTATAAAAAAGTCTTGAATGACATTGAAAAAGAATCTCCCGGTACAAAACAGTTTTTTTACTTCGGATTCCTCGAGCGCTTAGAGAAGATGTTTCCTCCATCAAGTGAAAACGCTCCTCCCGCAGGAAGTTGCAAAGTCTGCCAGGAGCCCTGCTACACGGATATTTGCAGTTTTTGTCGACTCCGGATGAAATTGTCTCCTTTTCCCGAGACTCAAGAAACAGCGGAATCTTCGATCAATTTCATCACGCCCAATACTCACTGA
- a CDS encoding DciA family protein gives MSFTSISSIASSQKSLFGIEEGVRLVLFQRDWDSHLPSPIRDNTYPGAISPEGIIIRTSRQAWQRQCTFLLPEIRETIQAIAPDLAHLPIVIRLEKPFRKPLPAKNNSVELTEELQNQAMAISMLSEDPGVRKACYPIILKSLLTAKKLGLPIISPKTDPPQDS, from the coding sequence TTGTCTTTCACATCCATTTCCTCAATTGCCAGCTCCCAAAAATCCCTTTTTGGAATTGAAGAGGGTGTGCGTCTTGTCCTCTTCCAGCGGGACTGGGACAGCCACCTTCCATCTCCGATCAGGGACAATACCTACCCTGGAGCCATCTCACCCGAAGGAATTATCATCAGGACATCCCGGCAGGCGTGGCAGCGACAATGCACTTTTCTTCTGCCCGAAATCCGGGAGACGATTCAGGCCATCGCACCCGACCTTGCCCACCTGCCGATTGTCATCCGGCTTGAAAAGCCTTTCAGGAAACCATTGCCGGCTAAAAACAACAGCGTGGAACTGACAGAAGAGCTCCAGAACCAGGCAATGGCAATCAGCATGCTCTCAGAAGATCCTGGTGTTCGGAAAGCGTGTTACCCGATCATCCTCAAATCCCTTCTCACCGCTAAAAAACTGGGATTACCCATCATTTCGCCAAAAACAGATCCCCCTCAGGATAGCTGA
- a CDS encoding HNH endonuclease has product MSGQALLLNATYEPLKIVSWEKAVTLIFQGKVEVVETFDREIHSVSMAMKMPSVIRLQRMVSFHQIRQMVRFSRETIFARDGYSCQYCGKRFDKSDLTFDHVFPAARGGTKTWENIVTACKKCNHLKSGQTPDEAGMRLLKKAARPHWFPAILLHMSLRSEMPSSWSNYLFQSNYRERIFSAASSKESF; this is encoded by the coding sequence ATGTCCGGGCAAGCCCTTCTTTTGAATGCGACTTATGAACCACTGAAAATTGTTTCCTGGGAAAAGGCCGTTACCCTGATTTTTCAGGGGAAGGTGGAAGTTGTGGAAACTTTTGACCGGGAGATCCATTCTGTTTCCATGGCGATGAAGATGCCTTCCGTTATCCGGCTCCAGCGGATGGTCTCTTTTCATCAAATTCGTCAGATGGTGCGTTTTTCCCGGGAGACCATCTTTGCCCGTGACGGTTATTCCTGCCAGTATTGCGGAAAACGATTCGATAAGAGTGATCTGACCTTTGACCATGTTTTTCCGGCCGCTCGTGGCGGGACAAAAACATGGGAAAACATCGTTACTGCCTGCAAAAAATGCAATCACCTCAAATCCGGACAGACCCCTGACGAGGCCGGAATGAGGCTTCTGAAGAAAGCCGCTCGTCCCCACTGGTTTCCCGCGATTCTCTTACATATGTCCCTTCGTTCTGAAATGCCCTCTTCCTGGTCAAATTATCTTTTCCAGTCCAATTATCGGGAGAGGATCTTCTCAGCGGCTTCTTCGAAGGAGTCTTTTTAG